The Paenibacillus uliginis N3/975 genome has a window encoding:
- a CDS encoding ABC transporter permease, translating into MLNMFIAQTKAESLRIIRSPFFLLFSIAMPLAFYFLFASLNGADKSIQSTTWGVFSLMSMTAFSLIGTAVSQFGIRLSFEHQDGWVGLLRLTPLTPAVWISSKLVAQMAIQLIVIVFIFLSAGLVYDIQLTTGQWITCGLWLWIGSLPFLAIGALLGTLKNANTTMAIANMLQMALAIMGGLWMPLSSLPKWMRSIGEWLPSHRYANGAWNMVAGNAPASIDVVILIGCALACMVLSVYIFNRREAV; encoded by the coding sequence ATGTTAAATATGTTCATTGCTCAGACCAAAGCAGAAAGTCTACGAATCATCCGTAGCCCATTCTTCTTACTGTTCTCCATTGCAATGCCGCTAGCATTCTACTTTTTATTTGCTAGTCTGAATGGAGCGGATAAATCCATTCAATCGACAACATGGGGCGTATTCTCGCTCATGTCCATGACCGCATTCAGCTTGATCGGTACAGCGGTGAGTCAATTTGGTATTCGTCTATCGTTTGAGCATCAAGATGGATGGGTAGGATTGCTTCGATTAACTCCACTTACTCCGGCCGTCTGGATTAGCAGCAAACTTGTTGCACAAATGGCCATTCAATTGATCGTTATCGTATTTATCTTTTTGTCCGCTGGTTTGGTATATGATATACAACTTACGACAGGTCAATGGATCACTTGCGGGTTGTGGTTATGGATTGGAAGCTTACCTTTCCTTGCCATAGGCGCTTTGTTAGGAACTCTGAAGAATGCGAATACAACGATGGCGATTGCGAATATGCTGCAGATGGCACTTGCGATCATGGGTGGATTGTGGATGCCGCTAAGCTCACTGCCGAAGTGGATGCGATCGATCGGAGAATGGCTTCCTTCGCACCGTTACGCGAATGGAGCGTGGAATATGGTTGCTGGAAATGCGCCAGCAAGTATCGATGTCGTAATTTTGATAGGCTGTGCTCTCGCATGTATGGTACTATCAGTTTATATTTTTAACAGACGGGAAGCGGTATAA
- a CDS encoding MarR family winged helix-turn-helix transcriptional regulator, whose product MTEIEKKAYIFGGILTLANRLQVLGDKLDENVTLKQWLLIAVISKFGRPSPTISEVAEMIGNSRQNVKKMALILERQGFFSLMKDDDDARIFRIHLTPKCMTYFQSRSEKEVQFMDALFDAFDENLTDGLYEGVRKLADNVIRMENAHDEEERG is encoded by the coding sequence ACTTTGGCAAACCGATTACAGGTTCTTGGTGACAAATTAGATGAGAATGTGACGCTAAAGCAATGGTTGTTGATCGCCGTTATTTCAAAGTTTGGGCGACCATCTCCGACCATAAGCGAGGTGGCCGAGATGATTGGAAACTCCAGACAAAATGTTAAGAAAATGGCCCTTATTCTTGAGAGGCAGGGCTTTTTTTCACTAATGAAAGATGACGATGACGCAAGAATCTTTAGAATTCACCTTACGCCTAAATGTATGACGTATTTCCAAAGTAGAAGTGAAAAAGAGGTTCAATTTATGGATGCATTGTTTGATGCATTTGATGAAAATTTGACGGATGGATTATATGAAGGAGTCCGTAAGTTAGCTGATAACGTGATTAGAATGGAGAATGCTCATGATGAAGAGGAAAGGGGCTAA
- a CDS encoding ABC transporter ATP-binding protein — translation MTKAIECINLMKQFGDFRAVDHMNLSFEQGRISALLGPNGAGKTTAISMMLGMLKPTSGEVQVLGMPAGSKELRQRVGALMQDVKAADGLTVKEVLQLFRSYYRNPMSLERLFDISGLHADAKRRASSLSGGQRRRLAFAQSLAGNPELILLDEPTVGMDVEARGRFWDTIRALASDGRTVLLTTHYLEEADAVADHIAVIASGRVVAEGTPEMLKAQAALRTISFRVANAHEEHEWLQLPGVEKAECSGQRVRLHAHQTDELLFTLMQSNWGITDIDVQSASLEEAFRSLTDTNPSTLNNKRAY, via the coding sequence ATGACAAAAGCCATTGAATGTATAAATCTAATGAAGCAATTCGGCGATTTTCGCGCCGTTGATCATATGAACCTCAGTTTCGAACAAGGTCGAATATCGGCGTTGCTCGGACCGAACGGTGCAGGCAAGACAACAGCCATATCCATGATGCTCGGGATGTTGAAACCGACGTCAGGAGAAGTTCAGGTGCTAGGAATGCCTGCAGGATCAAAAGAATTACGCCAACGTGTCGGAGCGCTGATGCAAGATGTGAAAGCAGCAGATGGGCTCACGGTCAAAGAAGTGCTACAACTCTTCCGCAGTTATTACCGGAATCCGATGTCACTTGAGCGGTTGTTTGATATTTCAGGTCTTCATGCGGATGCGAAGCGAAGAGCTTCCTCTCTGTCAGGAGGACAGCGCCGAAGATTGGCTTTCGCGCAGAGCTTAGCAGGCAATCCGGAACTCATCCTGCTCGATGAACCAACGGTAGGGATGGATGTCGAAGCTCGCGGGCGCTTCTGGGACACGATCCGAGCACTGGCAAGTGACGGTCGTACGGTACTTTTAACCACGCATTATTTGGAGGAAGCGGATGCGGTCGCTGACCACATTGCGGTAATTGCGAGTGGTCGGGTTGTCGCGGAAGGAACGCCTGAAATGTTAAAAGCACAGGCAGCGCTTCGGACGATTTCTTTTCGGGTAGCGAATGCACATGAAGAACATGAATGGCTGCAATTGCCCGGCGTAGAAAAGGCAGAGTGTTCCGGGCAGCGAGTTCGTCTTCACGCACATCAGACTGATGAATTGTTATTTACATTGATGCAGTCCAATTGGGGAATTACAGATATTGATGTACAATCAGCCAGTTTAGAAGAAGCTTTTCGAAGTTTGACGGATACAAACCCATCTACCTTGAATAACAAAAGAGCTTACTAG
- a CDS encoding SLC13 family permease, with product MNGSMIITLVVLAIASILFISGKVRSDLVAIGSLIVLMLFKILTPGEALSGFSNSVVIMMVGLFIVGGGIFQTGLAKLLSNKMLQLAGTNETRLLMMIMIVTALIGAFVSNTGTIAVMMPIVVSLAKSAKTNPGRFLMPLAFASSLGGMLTLIGTPPNLVIQDVLLAAGYEGVSFFTFTPIGLVCIAVGLLSMLFLRRFLPKNDRGAENRRHGRSLQELAREYQLTQNLYRVQVGANSPISSKTLQELEIPARYELNVIEIRRRISAKNQFFKTINQEIATSETVIQEEDILYVHGPIERVEEFANDYDLLMLDHQIPENKSTDIVQYATNDVGIAEVMLTPTSRLINRLIKESGFREKYRVNILGIQRKDQYILHNLKDEKMRFGDAMLVQGTWKDIALLANEPDIVVVGQPIEESRKVTMDNKAPIAAGIMLLMVLLLITDFIPAVASVMIAAVLMVVFGCVRNMEDAYKTVNWESIVLIGGMIPMSIAIEKTGAAKLLSDGMVHLLGDYGPLVMLAGIYLITSILTLFISNTACAVLLAPIALGAALQFGVNPYPFLFAVSIGASMCFASPFSTPPNALVMSAGRYKFTHYLKVGLPLQIMIGIVMVAVLPLFFPFYK from the coding sequence GTGAATGGCTCGATGATCATTACCCTGGTTGTATTAGCAATAGCATCAATTTTGTTCATATCCGGGAAAGTACGATCCGATTTGGTTGCCATAGGATCATTGATAGTATTAATGCTATTCAAAATTCTAACACCCGGTGAGGCATTATCGGGCTTCTCCAATTCCGTTGTTATTATGATGGTGGGTTTGTTTATCGTGGGTGGAGGGATTTTTCAGACTGGGTTGGCCAAGCTGCTGAGCAACAAGATGCTGCAGCTGGCAGGTACGAACGAGACCCGGCTACTCATGATGATTATGATTGTCACGGCACTGATTGGTGCATTTGTCAGTAACACAGGAACAATCGCTGTGATGATGCCCATCGTTGTAAGTTTGGCGAAAAGCGCAAAGACCAATCCGGGAAGATTTCTGATGCCGCTGGCCTTTGCAAGCAGTCTTGGTGGAATGCTGACCTTGATCGGAACACCGCCGAACCTGGTCATTCAGGATGTTTTGCTTGCAGCCGGATATGAGGGTGTATCCTTTTTTACGTTTACGCCGATTGGTCTTGTTTGCATAGCGGTAGGATTATTGTCGATGCTGTTTCTGCGCAGATTTCTCCCGAAGAATGATCGAGGTGCAGAGAATCGTCGCCATGGACGTTCGCTTCAGGAACTGGCACGGGAATACCAGTTGACGCAGAACCTTTATCGAGTACAAGTAGGAGCCAACTCGCCAATCTCTTCCAAGACACTGCAAGAACTCGAAATTCCTGCCCGATACGAACTGAATGTTATTGAAATTCGACGGAGAATTTCAGCCAAGAACCAGTTTTTCAAAACAATTAACCAAGAAATCGCTACATCAGAGACGGTCATTCAGGAAGAGGATATTTTGTATGTCCACGGTCCTATCGAGCGTGTCGAGGAATTTGCTAACGATTATGACTTGCTGATGCTGGATCATCAAATTCCAGAGAACAAATCGACAGACATCGTGCAATATGCAACGAATGATGTCGGGATTGCCGAAGTGATGCTCACTCCTACCTCTCGGCTAATAAACAGGCTGATCAAGGAGTCAGGCTTCAGAGAAAAATATCGTGTAAACATTCTGGGCATTCAAAGGAAGGACCAGTACATTCTGCATAACCTGAAAGATGAGAAGATGCGTTTCGGTGATGCGATGCTTGTTCAGGGAACCTGGAAGGACATTGCTTTGCTGGCGAATGAACCGGATATCGTCGTAGTTGGCCAGCCGATTGAAGAATCACGTAAGGTGACAATGGACAATAAGGCGCCGATTGCAGCCGGAATTATGCTGTTGATGGTGCTGCTATTGATCACAGACTTTATCCCCGCTGTAGCATCGGTGATGATCGCTGCGGTGTTAATGGTCGTATTCGGTTGTGTGCGCAATATGGAGGATGCCTATAAGACGGTCAACTGGGAGAGTATCGTGCTTATAGGGGGGATGATTCCGATGTCGATTGCGATCGAAAAAACGGGGGCCGCAAAGCTGCTTTCCGATGGAATGGTCCATTTATTGGGCGACTACGGACCCTTGGTGATGCTTGCAGGCATTTACTTGATCACATCGATCCTTACATTGTTTATTAGCAATACAGCGTGTGCGGTGTTGTTAGCACCAATCGCACTGGGGGCCGCTCTTCAGTTTGGCGTTAATCCCTATCCGTTCTTGTTTGCTGTATCGATCGGTGCGAGCATGTGCTTTGCATCGCCATTCTCTACGCCGCCGAACGCACTTGTCATGTCGGCCGGCCGCTACAAATTCACCCATTACCTCAAGGTGGGACTGCCGCTTCAAATCATGATAGGAATCGTGATGGTCGCTGTACTCCCTCTGTTTTTCCCATTCTACAAATAG
- a CDS encoding DUF6544 family protein — translation MMKRKGAKKIMWMIVAIIAVIVVGIIVFFNVPYSKTKTAFNQVVTEHINNSKAVNDVFTLDDVKELPHPVRKYFEYSGYIGTPKMSYMKAAFKNVDFIMSPEKPALKIDYTQYNFVHEPIRFAYIDTAMYGIPFEGFDKYTDGDGSMKGVLAKVVTLFNQKGEEMNKACLVTFLSESLIMPNAVLQPYITWEAVDDTHAKATISYNDLSASGIFTFNENGELLSFTTEDRSIISADGAIQQVRWSVKFKDYKSIGEIKQPTHLQAVWNYDHGDLIYFDSNCFTVEYDTN, via the coding sequence ATGATGAAGAGGAAAGGGGCTAAAAAAATAATGTGGATGATCGTTGCGATCATTGCAGTTATAGTCGTTGGAATTATTGTATTTTTTAATGTACCCTATTCCAAGACCAAAACAGCATTTAATCAAGTAGTAACAGAACATATCAATAACTCTAAAGCTGTAAATGATGTTTTTACGTTAGATGACGTTAAAGAATTGCCGCATCCTGTCCGTAAATATTTTGAATATAGTGGATACATCGGCACTCCCAAAATGTCCTACATGAAAGCGGCATTTAAAAATGTGGATTTTATTATGTCTCCAGAGAAACCAGCTTTAAAAATAGACTACACTCAGTATAACTTTGTTCACGAGCCTATAAGATTTGCCTATATTGACACTGCTATGTATGGAATACCATTTGAGGGGTTTGATAAGTATACGGATGGTGATGGCAGCATGAAGGGAGTTTTGGCTAAAGTAGTTACATTGTTTAATCAAAAAGGTGAGGAAATGAATAAAGCTTGTCTAGTGACTTTTCTTTCGGAATCTTTAATCATGCCAAATGCTGTCTTACAGCCTTATATTACTTGGGAGGCAGTGGATGATACCCATGCAAAGGCGACTATATCATATAACGACTTATCGGCAAGCGGGATCTTCACTTTCAATGAGAATGGGGAACTACTTTCCTTTACAACAGAAGATAGATCCATCATATCTGCCGATGGGGCAATTCAGCAAGTGAGATGGTCGGTTAAATTTAAAGACTACAAGTCGATTGGAGAAATCAAACAGCCAACTCACCTTCAAGCCGTTTGGAATTACGATCATGGAGATCTCATATATTTTGACAGCAATTGTTTTACGGTTGAGTATGATACAAATTAA